The genomic interval AAAATGTGCCTGCAGATTACCTGACGCGTTGGATTGGATATCAGCAACAATCAATCCTATAGCTGAATTTACCACTTTGCGGAAACTTAAACGTCCCTGCTCGATCATCTGGCCGGAATTATCAGGATCAGAAACCATTTTAGTTCCGCCTAATCTCTCGTAGATAGAAGCCTTAACCGGTGCCGGGGTTTCGTCGTCATTACTGCTGCAGGAAATCATAGCTGTCGATGCAGCAATTAGTACACTAAGTGTAAGTTTTGAATAAACTTTCATAAATTTAAAGTATTAAAGGGTTAATTAAAAAAACGATTTATCTTTTGAGACAGTCTATAGCTCAAAGTATTTTGATTCATTGGGCAGACTTCTTTGTCTGCTAAATTTGCCGGTAAAATATAACGCTGCGCATCGTAACGTCCTTTAGCCATCAGCTCGTTGAAAACTTTCTCAGAGTTTGTAATTTTATTATTGTGGAAGTACACCACAACATTTCTTTTAACGATTATAGAATCTGATGTCAGGCCTTTTATGCTTCTCAGGTCGGCACAAATTTTTCTAGCCTGCAGAGAATCGATGTCTGATTTAAAATCGATTCTGCTTACCTGAAGATTTGGAGTGTCATAAACAGGCGGTTTGGCCGTTATAATGTGAAAAAGCAAAATCGCGGCAAACAGTACAAATATTCCGCTCAGAATTAAAAGTCCTTTTTTGATTATTTTATTAGTTTTCATAATTTTTATGGTTTTAAAATTATCTACGTGCACTTCATCGCTGCGGTTTTAGAAATAATAGAAAATCGATCAATTTAGAATCGTTTTAAATACAGAAATTACCTAATAATTTAATTATAAAGCAGATACTAGAAAACCCTGGCAAGATTAAATCCAAAAAATATATCTCCTTTTGTCCAGTCGCCAGTGGTTCTTCCCAGATACCCAGCCTCATCAATTGCCTGTGAACTGGTAAAATGCATTTGGAAAACATGACCGCCGGTTTCTAAATCAAAACCTATAGATAGCGGATTTTTATAAAGTGAATTTGGCGCCCTGTTTAAATGCGCCGCATAATCCATATTTAAAGACCAGCGCTTAGCGAATTTATACCTCCCTCCAAATCCTATCGCATATTGGGAATTGCTTTGGTCTACGTCATCAACAAAGTTTTGATGAAAGAATGACGGCACAATTTCTAAAGACAGCTTTTCAGAAAACTTTCTGGAAATCAGCAGCTGCGCAACATAAGTCAACCTGTCTTTAAATTGAAGTTTAGGATACAGGCTTTCTTTTAACGTATTGTTGATAGACAAACTATTAAAGCCGGCGATAGTAACAGGAAAACCGTCTTTTATTTGAGGAAACAGCATATACTTTGTCGCAAAATCATAAGCAAATTCACTCCTGGCGGCACTTAGGTTGAGTCCATTTGTTAGACCGTAAATAAATTTAATCTGCGTATTGGCATTATCGAGTCCGTAAAACCCTTCAAAGCCGTCTTTAATTGAGCCGAAACGGTGTGCAACAACAAAATACAGATCACCTTTTGCCGCCAATTTTGTAGACTCGAGATTAACAATTTTTAAGGCTTTGAATGCAGAGGTCACTTTTTCTTTTACAGAAGGAGTTTCTACTCCAGACAATAAATCGGTTTGGGAAAAGGTTAACAGCGGGAATAAAAAAAATAATAGAATAAAGTTTTTCATGAGGTTAGTTTTAAATTGTTATTTGTATTAGTGTACAACTGAAGATTGGTCTATTTTAAATTCCTGGAGCAATTCGTCATATCCTAAAAAACGCCCTTTAATCTTGATATTTTTCCCAGATATAATATTTTGCGGCAAAGGTTTTTTGAATGTGACAAATATTTTTTCGCTCATAACAATCCCATTACTGGCTTTATCAATACTTGTTACCCGTGCAGATAATTCAATTGTTTTGTCCTGATATTTGATGTAAGCCAGACTATCGGTTGAAGTAAACT from Flavobacterium sp. YJ01 carries:
- a CDS encoding DUF5777 family beta-barrel protein, with amino-acid sequence MKNFILLFFLFPLLTFSQTDLLSGVETPSVKEKVTSAFKALKIVNLESTKLAAKGDLYFVVAHRFGSIKDGFEGFYGLDNANTQIKFIYGLTNGLNLSAARSEFAYDFATKYMLFPQIKDGFPVTIAGFNSLSINNTLKESLYPKLQFKDRLTYVAQLLISRKFSEKLSLEIVPSFFHQNFVDDVDQSNSQYAIGFGGRYKFAKRWSLNMDYAAHLNRAPNSLYKNPLSIGFDLETGGHVFQMHFTSSQAIDEAGYLGRTTGDWTKGDIFFGFNLARVF